A window from Nitrospira sp. ND1 encodes these proteins:
- a CDS encoding chalcone isomerase family protein, which produces MSEWLVVIGLAVSGLVSSPVIGGAFEIEGVTFADTFQAGPLPMPLQGVGVAKFLRTITVYVGALYLAPGTKPERVLDDVPKRLELSYFRAIQAGDFGRAAMKVLADNMSPATITRLKPRIEQLHRLYQDVKPGDRYGLTYLPGVGTELALNGERKGIVEGADFAAAYFAIWLGPDPINEALKEGLMHRREGG; this is translated from the coding sequence ATGTCAGAGTGGCTCGTCGTCATCGGGCTGGCGGTTTCGGGACTCGTGTCCTCGCCCGTTATCGGCGGGGCGTTTGAAATCGAAGGCGTGACGTTTGCCGATACGTTCCAGGCCGGTCCCCTGCCGATGCCGCTTCAGGGGGTGGGGGTAGCGAAGTTTCTGCGTACGATCACGGTGTATGTCGGGGCACTGTATCTCGCCCCGGGGACGAAACCTGAGCGCGTGTTGGATGATGTGCCGAAGCGTCTGGAGTTGTCCTACTTCAGAGCCATCCAGGCCGGTGACTTCGGGCGGGCGGCGATGAAGGTGCTGGCCGACAATATGTCGCCGGCCACGATCACGCGCCTGAAGCCTCGCATCGAGCAGCTCCATCGGCTCTATCAGGACGTGAAGCCGGGGGACCGGTACGGGCTGACCTATCTCCCCGGAGTCGGAACCGAACTCGCCTTGAACGGCGAGCGGAAGGGCATTGTGGAGGGGGCCGACTTCGCCGCCGCGTATTTCGCCATCTGGCTCGGCCCTGATCCGATCAATGAAGCGTTGAAAGAGGGGCTCATGCACCGGCGGGAGGGGGGCTAG
- a CDS encoding cyclopropane-fatty-acyl-phospholipid synthase family protein, with translation MNDLVPTDCSTAVDRQPPHAAESDPSPGLLVRIARRIVRARLRRLIQGRITVVEGSRRTVFGEPAAVSTLKATITILEPDCYLDIAWSGTVGAGESYARGDWHCDDLTALVRIFALNRSLVDGMERGVARLSAPLLKVAHRLRRNTKTGSRQNIAAHYDLSNEFFTQMLDRTMMYSCAYFQRPDNTLEEASRAKLDLICRKLHLREDDHLVEIGSGWGGLACHAAKTYGCRVTTTTISRAQYELAVRRVREDGLSDRVRVLLTDYRDLPALGLRFDKLVSVEMIEAVGHEYYPTFFDVCSRLLKPDGLMLLQAITIDERYYERAKRSVDFIQRFIFPGSCIPSVNTLCRAMAQASDFSLLHLQDIGAHYPPTLRGWRDNLRKNVEHVGRLGFRSEFLRLWDFYLSYCEGGFLERSISTAHLLFAKSGWRQDSLAG, from the coding sequence ATGAATGATCTCGTGCCGACCGACTGTTCAACCGCCGTGGACCGGCAGCCGCCGCATGCCGCAGAGTCTGACCCTTCTCCCGGCCTGCTGGTCCGGATTGCCAGACGCATCGTCCGTGCCCGTCTGCGCCGGCTCATCCAGGGAAGGATCACGGTGGTGGAGGGGTCGCGCCGCACGGTCTTCGGTGAGCCTGCCGCCGTTTCAACGCTCAAGGCGACGATTACTATTCTCGAGCCCGACTGTTATCTCGACATCGCGTGGAGCGGGACGGTGGGTGCGGGAGAAAGTTATGCCCGTGGCGATTGGCATTGCGACGACCTCACGGCGCTGGTCCGGATTTTCGCGTTGAATCGATCGCTCGTGGACGGCATGGAGCGGGGCGTGGCGCGCTTGTCCGCACCGTTGCTCAAGGTTGCGCACCGGCTGCGACGGAATACCAAAACGGGAAGCCGGCAAAACATTGCGGCCCATTACGACCTGAGCAACGAATTCTTTACGCAGATGCTGGACCGGACCATGATGTACTCCTGCGCCTATTTCCAACGTCCCGACAACACGCTGGAAGAGGCTTCACGCGCCAAGCTCGATTTGATCTGCCGCAAGCTCCATCTGAGGGAAGACGACCATCTGGTGGAAATCGGATCCGGCTGGGGCGGCCTGGCCTGTCACGCCGCGAAGACCTACGGTTGTCGAGTGACGACGACCACGATTTCCCGTGCGCAGTACGAATTGGCGGTGCGCCGTGTGCGTGAGGACGGCCTGTCCGATCGTGTGCGGGTGCTGCTCACCGATTATCGGGATTTGCCCGCGCTCGGCTTGCGGTTCGACAAGCTGGTCTCGGTGGAGATGATCGAGGCCGTGGGCCATGAATACTATCCCACGTTCTTCGATGTCTGCAGTCGTCTGCTGAAACCAGACGGGCTGATGCTGCTCCAGGCGATCACCATCGATGAGCGGTACTATGAGCGGGCGAAACGGTCGGTCGATTTTATCCAACGCTTCATCTTCCCCGGTAGTTGCATTCCCTCGGTGAATACCTTGTGTCGGGCCATGGCGCAGGCCTCGGACTTCAGCCTGTTGCATCTACAGGATATCGGCGCGCATTACCCGCCGACCTTGCGAGGATGGCGCGACAACCTGCGGAAGAATGTCGAGCATGTGGGGCGGCTCGGATTTCGTTCCGAGTTCCTGCGGCTGTGGGATTTTTATTTGTCCTACTGCGAAGGCGGATTCCTCGAACGGTCGATTTCGACGGCCCACCTCCTGTTCGCGAAATCCGGGTGGCGGCAGGATTCCCTGGCAGGATGA
- a CDS encoding DUF523 and DUF1722 domain-containing protein, which yields MMTTPLRLGISRCLLGEEVRFDGGHKRDVFLTDVLGRYVEWVPVCPEVEAGLGTPREAMRLIGNPEQPRLVAIKSGRDHTLALETMAGKRLGDLEELDLSGFVFKKDSPSCGVERVRTYNEHGMPGRKGVGLFARAFLDRFPLIPVEEEGRLCDPLLRENFIERVFCYRRWQDLIQRGVTRQALVRFHTIQKYLLLAHSVPHYRQLGRLVAQVNEYRPKDLAIRYGELFMQALAAKATVRKHVNVLQHILGHFKERLDAQEKAELLGVIADYHQGLTPLIVPLTLIKHYVQLFDVEYIRDQVYLNPHPKELMLRNHV from the coding sequence ATGATGACCACTCCGCTTCGCCTGGGCATTAGCCGGTGCCTGCTTGGCGAAGAGGTCCGTTTCGATGGAGGCCACAAACGGGACGTGTTTCTGACCGATGTTCTGGGCCGCTACGTGGAGTGGGTGCCGGTCTGCCCGGAAGTCGAAGCCGGGCTCGGTACCCCGCGTGAAGCGATGCGACTCATCGGCAATCCCGAACAGCCGCGGCTGGTCGCCATTAAGAGCGGGCGGGACCACACGCTGGCGTTGGAGACGATGGCCGGGAAGCGTCTGGGTGATCTTGAGGAGCTGGACCTGTCCGGGTTTGTGTTCAAGAAAGACTCGCCGAGTTGCGGGGTGGAGCGGGTTCGTACCTACAACGAGCATGGCATGCCAGGCAGAAAGGGTGTGGGGTTGTTTGCACGCGCCTTTCTCGATCGGTTTCCGCTCATTCCGGTGGAGGAGGAGGGGCGGCTCTGCGATCCGCTCCTGCGAGAAAACTTCATCGAGCGGGTGTTCTGCTACCGTCGTTGGCAGGATCTGATACAGCGCGGCGTCACGAGGCAGGCGTTGGTGCGGTTTCATACGATCCAGAAATATCTGCTCCTGGCTCATAGCGTCCCGCACTATCGTCAGCTCGGGCGATTGGTTGCGCAGGTGAACGAGTATCGTCCGAAGGACCTGGCCATCCGGTACGGCGAACTGTTTATGCAGGCCCTCGCGGCGAAGGCGACGGTGCGAAAACATGTGAATGTGCTCCAGCACATCCTGGGCCATTTCAAAGAACGACTGGATGCGCAGGAAAAGGCCGAGCTGTTGGGTGTGATCGCGGATTACCACCAGGGACTCACGCCGCTGATTGTTCCGCTGACATTGATCAAACACTACGTCCAGCTCTTCGATGTCGAATACATTCGCGACCAGGTGTATCTGAATCCGCATCCGAAGGAGTTGATGCTCCGCAATCATGTGTAG
- a CDS encoding NAD(P)/FAD-dependent oxidoreductase: MKLAIVGTGIAGMTAAHVLHRDHDLTIFEAGAYIGGHTNTVDVNLQGTTYAIDTGFIVFNDWTYPNFMALLDRLGVASQPSDMSFSVRCEETGLEYNGTSLNSLFAQRRNLLRPSFYRMIRDILRFNRESLELLDQPGPGPSLGAYLEQNRYSPAFIRHYIVPMAGAIWSAGRATMREFPVRYLVQFFKNHGMLSVDARPTWRVVTGGSRQYVERLVRPFRDRIRLQSPVESVTRYADRVEVRGCDPRGIHRTESFDGVLLACHSDQALALLADPSPLEKEILGAIRYQPNEAVLHIDRSLLPRRRLAWAAWNYHLVPNPPDHALVTYHMNRLQGLSAPYDFCVTLNHSAAIDPATILQRITYHHPVFSPEAIAAQQRHGEINGRRRTWYCGAYWGFGFHEDGVKSAMTACQALTAGHA, translated from the coding sequence ATGAAGCTCGCCATTGTCGGAACGGGCATTGCGGGGATGACGGCGGCGCATGTGCTCCACCGGGATCATGACCTCACAATCTTCGAGGCCGGTGCGTACATCGGGGGTCATACCAACACGGTCGATGTCAATCTGCAGGGGACGACCTATGCGATCGATACCGGTTTTATCGTATTCAATGACTGGACCTACCCGAATTTTATGGCCCTGCTGGATCGCCTGGGTGTGGCCTCACAGCCGAGCGACATGAGCTTCAGTGTGCGTTGCGAAGAAACCGGGCTGGAGTATAACGGCACCTCGTTGAACAGCCTCTTCGCCCAGCGGCGCAATCTGCTGCGGCCCTCGTTCTATCGCATGATCCGGGATATTCTCCGCTTCAATCGGGAGTCCCTGGAATTGCTGGATCAACCGGGCCCGGGCCCTTCGCTGGGCGCGTATCTGGAGCAGAATCGCTACTCGCCGGCGTTTATTCGTCACTACATCGTTCCCATGGCAGGGGCCATCTGGTCGGCCGGCCGCGCCACGATGCGGGAGTTTCCGGTGCGGTACCTCGTTCAGTTTTTCAAGAACCACGGCATGTTGTCGGTCGATGCGCGTCCGACCTGGAGGGTGGTGACCGGCGGCTCCCGGCAATATGTCGAGCGCCTGGTGCGGCCCTTCCGTGACCGCATCCGGCTTCAGTCTCCGGTGGAATCGGTCACTCGTTACGCGGACCGTGTCGAGGTGCGGGGATGCGACCCTCGCGGGATCCACCGGACCGAGTCATTCGACGGAGTCCTTCTCGCCTGCCATAGCGACCAGGCGTTGGCGCTGTTAGCGGACCCGTCTCCCCTGGAGAAGGAAATTCTCGGGGCGATCCGTTATCAACCGAATGAAGCCGTGTTGCACATAGACCGATCGCTTCTTCCGAGACGCCGCCTGGCCTGGGCGGCCTGGAACTATCATCTGGTGCCGAACCCGCCGGACCATGCCTTGGTGACCTATCACATGAATCGACTCCAGGGGCTGAGCGCGCCGTACGATTTCTGCGTGACGTTGAATCACAGCGCGGCGATCGATCCGGCGACGATTCTCCAGCGCATCACGTATCACCATCCGGTCTTTTCCCCCGAAGCGATCGCCGCGCAGCAACGGCATGGGGAGATCAACGGACGTCGCCGGACGTGGTATTGCGGGGCCTATTGGGGCTTCGGTTTCCATGAAGACGGCGTGAAGAGCGCCATGACGGCCTGTCAGGCGCTCACGGCGGGGCATGCATGA
- a CDS encoding DUF2878 domain-containing protein, whose amino-acid sequence MSNAIANAVVFQLGWWIAVLGAGWAYQWIGPLLVACLVCVNVWSSADPRVTTRIVIVVGLFGTLLDSALSFAGFLLFVENPFAPWLCPPWLIALWCLLATTLNGSLRWLAGRNRSAALVGGIFGPLSYYAGQQLGALRLGRNETLSLLLLSILWAVVLPLLLRWASGRRSASGSGDA is encoded by the coding sequence ATGAGCAACGCCATCGCCAATGCGGTGGTCTTTCAGCTCGGGTGGTGGATCGCTGTCCTTGGCGCGGGTTGGGCCTATCAATGGATCGGCCCGCTCCTGGTGGCGTGCCTGGTCTGCGTGAATGTCTGGTCCTCGGCCGATCCCCGCGTAACTACTCGAATCGTTATCGTGGTTGGATTGTTCGGAACGCTGCTGGACAGCGCCCTCAGCTTCGCCGGTTTCCTCTTGTTTGTCGAGAACCCCTTCGCGCCCTGGCTGTGTCCGCCCTGGTTGATCGCACTCTGGTGCCTCTTGGCGACGACGTTGAACGGGTCTCTTCGTTGGTTGGCGGGGCGCAATCGGTCGGCGGCGCTTGTCGGGGGGATCTTCGGTCCGTTGAGTTACTACGCAGGACAACAACTCGGAGCGCTCCGGCTTGGCCGCAATGAGACCCTCTCGTTGTTGTTGCTGTCTATCCTGTGGGCGGTCGTGCTGCCGCTGTTGTTGCGTTGGGCTTCGGGGCGGAGGAGCGCAAGTGGGTCCGGTGATGCTTGA
- a CDS encoding SDR family oxidoreductase, translated as MSRTSLNARRVWVTGASTGIGRAVTLELVRRGATVFASARNESALNELVRECGDDRVTALPFDVTDRAANQLAVNDMHRRAGGLDIAFLNAGTCEYVDVAAFDSALFERTIRTNFLSMVYGIEAALPLLRQSPAPQLVGMSSTVAYRGLPRSEAYGASKAAIKNLFESLQVDLAPEGISVSVVCPGFVRTPLTDRNDFPMPFRIEAEDAARRIVDGIEARKPEIHFPRRFSLLFKFLTLLPSRWYIGLCARMVKQS; from the coding sequence ATGAGCCGAACCAGTCTCAATGCTCGACGGGTGTGGGTGACCGGCGCCTCGACCGGTATCGGCCGGGCGGTCACGCTGGAACTCGTTCGTCGTGGGGCCACCGTTTTTGCCTCGGCGCGGAACGAATCGGCGCTCAACGAGCTCGTCCGTGAATGCGGAGACGATCGCGTCACGGCGCTTCCTTTCGATGTGACCGACCGGGCCGCCAATCAGCTCGCGGTGAACGACATGCATCGCCGCGCAGGGGGCCTGGACATTGCCTTTCTCAACGCCGGCACCTGCGAGTACGTGGATGTGGCGGCATTCGACAGTGCGCTGTTCGAGCGGACGATCCGCACCAACTTCCTGAGCATGGTTTATGGGATTGAAGCGGCGCTCCCGCTGCTGCGGCAGTCACCGGCGCCGCAGCTCGTGGGGATGAGCAGTACGGTGGCCTATCGCGGGTTGCCTCGCTCCGAAGCCTACGGGGCGTCGAAGGCGGCGATCAAGAACCTCTTCGAATCGCTGCAAGTCGATCTCGCGCCCGAAGGTATCAGCGTGTCGGTCGTGTGTCCGGGGTTCGTACGGACACCGTTGACCGACCGGAACGATTTCCCGATGCCGTTCAGGATCGAAGCCGAGGACGCGGCCAGACGCATCGTCGACGGGATCGAGGCCCGGAAGCCGGAGATTCATTTCCCGCGGCGATTCAGCCTGCTCTTCAAGTTCCTGACCCTGCTCCCGAGCCGCTGGTACATCGGCCTCTGCGCCAGGATGGTGAAGCAGTCATGA
- a CDS encoding nuclear transport factor 2 family protein, giving the protein MQPVVERFKQIYSGLSVRSLGLLNELYSDDIEFQDPFHRIDGLPALRQYLAALYAQVEACSFRFEDDVRQGNCAVLTWTMQLNHPRLNAGAVVTVPGSTLIRFRDKVFYHRDYFDAGAMVYEQLPLIGMLIRTIKGRV; this is encoded by the coding sequence GTGCAACCGGTTGTCGAACGATTCAAACAGATCTACAGCGGACTGTCGGTTCGCTCGTTGGGATTGCTGAACGAGTTGTACAGCGACGACATCGAGTTTCAAGACCCCTTTCACCGGATCGACGGACTCCCCGCCCTGCGCCAATATTTGGCTGCGCTCTACGCGCAGGTGGAGGCCTGTTCATTCCGGTTCGAGGACGATGTCCGGCAAGGCAATTGTGCCGTATTGACCTGGACCATGCAGCTGAATCACCCGAGGCTCAATGCCGGAGCAGTGGTGACGGTTCCCGGTTCAACGCTCATTCGTTTTCGGGACAAGGTGTTCTACCACCGCGACTACTTCGATGCCGGTGCGATGGTGTACGAGCAGCTCCCGCTGATCGGCATGCTCATCCGGACGATCAAAGGCCGAGTGTGA
- a CDS encoding DUF1365 domain-containing protein has protein sequence MKSCVYEGTVRHRRDAPARHSFHYSIFMMYLDLAELPDLFHERWFWSPATPNLAWFRQSDHLGDPEKPLDQNVRDLVESKTGRRPAGPIRLLTHLRYFGYGFNPVSFYYCFDPADRLVETVVAEVTNTPWGEQHCYVLGASLDEGIGRRHRYRFGKQFHVSPFMGMDVDYDWRFGTPGAALSVHMENFRGGERFFDATMVLRRKELTGRSLARVLLRYPLMTTQVIAAIHWQALRLWLKRCPVIPHPDRSRRSVDARRISG, from the coding sequence ATGAAGAGCTGCGTGTATGAAGGAACGGTCAGGCATCGACGCGATGCGCCGGCCCGCCATTCGTTCCACTACTCGATCTTCATGATGTATCTGGATCTGGCCGAATTACCGGACCTCTTCCATGAACGCTGGTTTTGGTCTCCCGCGACCCCGAACCTGGCCTGGTTTAGGCAGAGCGACCACCTGGGCGATCCGGAGAAGCCTCTGGATCAGAATGTGCGTGATCTCGTCGAATCGAAGACCGGTCGCCGGCCGGCCGGTCCGATCCGGCTGCTTACGCACCTGCGGTACTTCGGGTACGGCTTCAACCCGGTGAGCTTTTACTATTGTTTCGACCCCGCCGATCGGCTGGTTGAGACCGTTGTGGCTGAAGTGACGAACACACCGTGGGGCGAACAGCATTGTTATGTGCTCGGTGCTTCCCTGGATGAGGGGATCGGTCGTCGACACCGGTATCGCTTCGGTAAGCAATTTCACGTCTCTCCGTTCATGGGCATGGATGTGGACTACGATTGGCGGTTCGGCACGCCCGGCGCAGCGCTTTCCGTGCACATGGAGAATTTCCGCGGTGGAGAACGATTCTTCGATGCCACGATGGTCCTGCGCCGGAAGGAGTTGACCGGTAGGTCCCTGGCCCGTGTGTTGCTTCGGTACCCGCTGATGACGACGCAGGTCATTGCGGCGATCCATTGGCAGGCGTTGCGCCTGTGGTTGAAACGTTGTCCCGTCATTCCCCATCCCGACAGGTCCAGGCGTTCCGTCGATGCAAGGAGGATATCCGGATGA
- a CDS encoding sirohydrochlorin chelatase encodes MTTVRQGVILVGHGGIPRGCPQDLVTKLKRLEGQRRAAKQPASAEELELDAKIRQWPRNAETDPYQVGLEAVAAQLRANLGDVLFAVAYNEFCAPTLEESVDQLVKQGATRITVATTMFTPGGSHSEVEIPEILDHLRPQYPGVELRYAWPFDLSLVAGTLAEQVRRFS; translated from the coding sequence ATGACAACAGTGCGACAGGGTGTGATTCTCGTCGGACATGGCGGTATCCCCAGAGGATGCCCGCAGGACCTGGTGACGAAATTGAAACGGCTGGAGGGGCAGCGGCGCGCGGCGAAACAACCGGCCTCGGCCGAAGAACTGGAATTGGATGCCAAAATCCGCCAGTGGCCCAGGAACGCCGAAACGGATCCGTATCAGGTCGGGCTTGAAGCGGTGGCGGCGCAATTGCGCGCGAACCTGGGCGATGTGTTGTTTGCAGTGGCCTATAACGAGTTTTGCGCACCCACGCTGGAAGAGTCGGTCGATCAACTCGTCAAGCAGGGAGCGACCCGCATAACCGTGGCGACCACGATGTTCACGCCGGGCGGTTCGCATTCGGAAGTCGAGATTCCTGAAATCCTCGATCATCTTCGACCGCAGTATCCCGGGGTCGAGTTGCGCTATGCCTGGCCGTTTGATTTGAGCCTGGTTGCGGGGACGCTGGCCGAGCAGGTGCGGCGATTCTCCTGA